The Nitratidesulfovibrio sp. genome has a window encoding:
- a CDS encoding S1C family serine protease, producing MRCRGILVCLLLLSCLPLVACMKKVRVDPVPEPDLRPLAMDAKAQPITIYRLTLKLRRGEVVGTVAYDGLCIPRAATAALGERSELTRDELAEVFLEEADSSGFKVVGDTRALFDDPDKSRANLWVGGNISEIRKNICFPMHDWGNPVPSKGEANMVVDWEVFSPVDRQVVLRRTTTGYGKLDSATEGGGAEVLRMAFAHAARGLLADEEFRKLVTQPAGSGYAAPQLTQAQESRPMLTDVRIRVAGPDTPRVPLDSVRHSAVLVQMGGGHGSGFVITDDGYMLTNYHVVEESERVRVRFQNGVSVVTRVVARDKRRDVALLKADMEGLRPLYIQTADVPTGDEVSPVGAPADEGLQGTISRGIASGYRMDRNGRMLQSDAATYGGNSGGPMVDRNGHVVAITVSGIEVDHAPIGVNFFIPITDALKALGIPATP from the coding sequence CCAAGGCCCAGCCCATCACGATATACAGGCTTACCCTCAAGCTGCGCCGGGGCGAGGTGGTCGGAACGGTGGCCTATGACGGCCTGTGCATTCCGCGTGCCGCCACGGCCGCGCTGGGTGAGCGCTCCGAACTGACGCGCGACGAACTGGCGGAAGTGTTCCTGGAAGAGGCCGACAGCAGCGGGTTCAAGGTAGTGGGCGACACGCGCGCCCTGTTCGATGACCCGGACAAATCACGGGCCAACCTGTGGGTAGGCGGCAATATTTCGGAAATCCGCAAGAACATCTGCTTTCCCATGCACGATTGGGGCAACCCCGTTCCCAGCAAGGGCGAAGCCAACATGGTGGTGGACTGGGAGGTGTTCTCGCCGGTGGACCGCCAGGTGGTGCTGCGGCGCACCACCACCGGCTACGGCAAGCTGGACTCGGCCACGGAAGGTGGCGGTGCCGAGGTGCTGCGCATGGCCTTTGCCCATGCCGCGCGGGGGCTGCTGGCGGACGAGGAATTCCGCAAGCTGGTCACCCAGCCCGCCGGTTCCGGGTATGCCGCGCCGCAGTTGACGCAGGCGCAGGAGTCCCGGCCCATGCTGACCGACGTGCGCATTCGGGTGGCCGGGCCGGACACGCCCCGCGTGCCGCTGGACAGCGTGCGCCATTCCGCCGTGCTGGTGCAGATGGGGGGCGGTCACGGCTCGGGCTTCGTCATTACCGACGATGGCTACATGCTGACCAACTACCATGTGGTGGAAGAGTCGGAACGGGTGCGGGTGCGCTTCCAGAACGGGGTGTCGGTGGTGACCCGCGTGGTGGCGCGCGACAAGCGCCGCGACGTGGCCCTGCTGAAGGCCGACATGGAGGGGTTGCGACCTCTGTACATACAGACGGCGGACGTGCCCACCGGGGACGAGGTGTCTCCCGTGGGCGCTCCGGCGGACGAAGGGCTGCAAGGCACCATATCCCGTGGCATTGCCAGCGGCTATCGAATGGACAGGAATGGGCGGATGCTGCAAAGCGATGCGGCGACCTACGGCGGCAACAGCGGTGGCCCGATGGTGGACCGCAACGGCCATGTGGTGGCGATTACCGTAAGCGGCATAGAGGTTGACCACGCGCCGATCGGCGTGAATTTCTTCATCCCCATCACCGACGCCCTGAAGGCGCTGGGCATTCCCGCCACGCCCTGA
- a CDS encoding HD domain-containing phosphohydrolase → MAILPFRGILAWCRRRFDALAAIDNDVLAFELVVMATAVVVGLDLFFTGSAVGEKFTVSYALPALLAALIRNVYLRLACVSAMALLAWVDLRLLEPVGMPVNAALRLVAYLAMVAVVRGLLRIRRDLLRESRQKHDELTGIIKQTIGILSYIESERGSGNEGHLDRVALNTRTLACALTDPGCTRTEAYYAGLLHDIGKITLSPDRRAISHQSIKRHTHAGHQILRAIHPSLRRIALAAYHHHERYDGRGCPCRLKGADIPLLARVVTICNVFDRLTSCRGGQQALDPNAAVRHLINYAGSQFDPELVIQFVALYRQGHIMVDRTAAECGFGVAKGRKGRKAHSGAEGVKPGVGAAPPAASGDES, encoded by the coding sequence ATGGCCATCCTGCCGTTTCGCGGTATTCTTGCGTGGTGCCGCCGGCGCTTCGATGCGCTGGCGGCCATCGACAACGACGTGCTGGCATTCGAACTGGTGGTCATGGCCACCGCCGTGGTGGTAGGGCTGGACCTGTTCTTTACCGGCAGCGCCGTGGGCGAGAAATTCACGGTCAGCTACGCCCTGCCCGCCCTGCTGGCCGCACTGATCCGCAACGTGTACCTGCGCCTGGCCTGCGTTAGCGCCATGGCCCTGCTGGCATGGGTCGACCTGCGCCTGCTGGAGCCGGTGGGCATGCCCGTCAACGCGGCCCTGCGCCTGGTGGCGTATCTGGCCATGGTGGCCGTGGTGCGGGGGCTGCTGCGCATCCGGCGCGACCTGCTGCGCGAATCGCGGCAAAAGCACGACGAACTGACGGGCATCATCAAGCAGACCATCGGCATCCTGTCGTACATAGAGAGCGAGCGCGGCAGCGGCAACGAAGGGCACCTCGACCGCGTGGCCCTGAACACCCGCACCCTGGCCTGCGCCCTGACCGATCCTGGCTGCACCCGCACGGAAGCCTACTACGCGGGCCTGCTGCACGACATCGGCAAGATCACCCTGTCCCCCGACCGCCGCGCCATCTCGCACCAAAGCATCAAACGCCACACCCATGCCGGGCACCAGATACTGCGGGCCATCCACCCCAGCCTGCGGCGCATCGCCCTTGCCGCCTACCACCACCACGAACGCTACGACGGGCGCGGCTGCCCCTGCCGCCTGAAGGGCGCGGACATTCCTCTGCTCGCGCGCGTGGTGACCATCTGCAACGTGTTCGACAGGCTCACGTCCTGCCGGGGCGGGCAGCAGGCGCTGGACCCCAACGCGGCGGTACGCCACCTCATCAACTACGCGGGCAGCCAGTTCGACCCGGAACTGGTCATCCAGTTCGTGGCGCTGTACCGGCAAGGGCACATCATGGTGGACCGGACTGCGGCGGAATGCGGTTTTGGCGTCGCCAAGGGGCGCAAGGGACGAAAGGCACACAGTGGCGCGGAGGGGGTCAAGCCCGGTGTCGGCGCCGCGCCGCCTGCCGCTTCCGGCGACGAAAGCTGA
- a CDS encoding hemerythrin domain-containing protein, whose translation MAPVTTAHFIRDLKDEHQRLLDTLEDARRLGLGTAEGRRCLFACKELLSRHLRKEDTMLYPALRQAIGKGDLANVADAFATEMQSISGSLLEFFARYDASEGAVDAGGLDFARELGRIIIALKMRIQREETRLYPAYEKARAV comes from the coding sequence ATGGCCCCCGTCACCACCGCGCACTTCATCCGCGACCTCAAGGACGAACACCAGCGCCTGCTGGATACCCTGGAAGACGCCCGCCGCCTGGGCCTGGGCACGGCGGAAGGCCGCCGCTGCCTGTTCGCCTGCAAGGAGCTGCTGTCGCGCCACCTGCGCAAGGAAGACACCATGCTCTACCCCGCGCTGCGCCAGGCCATCGGCAAGGGCGACCTTGCCAACGTGGCCGACGCCTTCGCCACCGAAATGCAGTCCATCTCCGGCAGCCTGCTGGAATTCTTTGCCCGGTACGACGCCAGTGAAGGCGCGGTCGATGCGGGCGGGCTGGATTTCGCGCGCGAGCTTGGCCGCATCATCATCGCCCTCAAGATGCGCATCCAGCGCGAGGAAACCCGCCTCTACCCCGCCTACGAGAAGGCCCGCGCGGTCTAG
- a CDS encoding HD domain-containing protein, protein MPRDTGSAVPCLDSATFGPAARRGGELATSPAAQSAMAPEEAASLLGFLRRAERLKDTTRSAWTTGGRHESTAEHSWRLCLLAMLVRPEYPHLDFERVLRMCVVHDLGEALNGDISAVDQAPGHAKADAERRDLLTLLGDLTGPARDDIVALWDEYDAAATPEARLVKGLDKLETLAQHTQGANPEGFDYRFNLGYGRAQTDADPLLAALRALVDVDTARRAHERQGGAGGTAPSGCGA, encoded by the coding sequence ATGCCCCGCGATACAGGTTCTGCCGTGCCATGCCTTGATTCCGCCACCTTCGGCCCCGCTGCACGTCGCGGCGGAGAGCTCGCAACCTCGCCCGCCGCGCAGTCGGCCATGGCGCCGGAAGAAGCCGCCAGTCTGCTCGGGTTTCTGCGCCGCGCGGAACGGCTGAAGGACACCACCCGCAGCGCCTGGACCACCGGCGGGCGGCACGAAAGCACGGCCGAGCACTCCTGGCGTTTGTGCCTGCTGGCCATGCTGGTACGGCCGGAATACCCGCACCTGGATTTCGAGCGGGTGTTGCGCATGTGCGTGGTGCATGACCTTGGCGAGGCCCTGAACGGAGACATCTCTGCCGTGGATCAGGCCCCCGGCCACGCCAAGGCCGATGCCGAACGGCGCGACCTGCTGACCCTGCTCGGCGACCTGACCGGTCCGGCCCGCGACGACATCGTGGCCTTGTGGGACGAATACGATGCGGCGGCCACGCCAGAGGCGCGGCTGGTGAAGGGGCTGGACAAGCTGGAAACGCTGGCGCAGCACACCCAGGGCGCGAATCCGGAGGGGTTCGATTACCGCTTCAACCTTGGCTACGGACGTGCCCAGACCGATGCGGACCCGTTGCTGGCCGCGCTGCGCGCCCTGGTGGACGTGGATACCGCCCGCCGGGCACATGAGCGGCAAGGCGGCGCGGGCGGCACCGCCCCGTCGGGGTGCGGTGCGTAG